A section of the Humulus lupulus chromosome 2, drHumLupu1.1, whole genome shotgun sequence genome encodes:
- the LOC133814834 gene encoding uncharacterized protein LOC133814834, with translation MTETRSSIINLEMQVGQLANMLNTRPQGNFPSNTVVNPKEQFQSITLRSGKEIEGPSLKGTQEKKAEEEESCEKVEPQVEKKVTEGLATKENIQPVVVDSNVKISYPQQLRKNSLDKQFSKFLEVSKKHHINIPFVEALEQMSSYVKFMKDILLKKQRLEDFEIVALTEECSAILQRKLPQKLQDPGNFTIPCTIGKFECKHALCDLGASINLMPLSVFRKLGLGEAKPTAITLQLADRSIKHPRGVIEDVLVKVDKFIFPADFIVLDMEEDTTVPIILGRPFLATGKALIGVQKGKLRLRVQGEKVVFNVFKAMSYPRASDSCFNVDVIDEVILKKRITNDPLELALALGDDNEEEDWETHEYVKWIKSYGPYYKKKFEELGQGPERPIPSIEKPPVLELKSLPEHLCYVYLGEKETLPVIISSLLSKGEVEKLLRVLRAHKRAIG, from the coding sequence ATGACTGAGACTAGATCCTCCATCATAAATTTGGAAATGCAAGTGGGGCAGCTGGCCAATATGTTGAATACTAGGCCTCAAGGGAATTTTCCTAGCAATACTGTGGTAAATCCTAAGGAGCAATTTCAATCTATCACCTTGAGGAGCGGGAAAGAAATTGAGGGTCCTTCTCTAAAAGGGACTCAAGAAAAAAAGGCAGAAGAAGAGGAGAGTTGTGAAAAAGTTGAGCCCCAAGTGGAGAAAAAGGTTACTGAAGGCCTTGCAACCAAAGAAAATATTCAACCGGTAGTTGTTGATTCTAATGTCAAAATCTCGTATCCACAACAACTCCGAAAGAATTctcttgacaaacaattctcaAAGTTTCTTGAGGTGTCTAAAAAACATCACATTAACATCCCATTTGTTGAGGCTTTGGAGCAAATGTCGagttatgtgaaattcatgaaagatattttattgaaGAAACAAAGGTTGGAAGACTTTGAGATAGTGGCACTTACTGAAGAGTGCAGTGCAATTCTCCAAAGGAAACTTCCACAAAAGCTTCAAGATCCGGGGAATTTTACTATCCCTTGTACTATAGGGAAATTTGAATGCAAGCATGCTCTTTgtgatcttggagcaagtatcaaTCTCATGCCACTATCTGTATTTCGAAAGCTTGGTCTTGGTGAGGCAAAGCCTACTGctattactcttcagctcgcgGATCGATCAATCAAGCACCCAAGGGGAGTTATTGAAGATGTGCTAGTCAAGGTAGACAAGTTTATTTTTCCAGCGGATTTCATTGTTCTAGACATGGAGGAGGATACAACGGTTCCCATTATTCTTGGGAGACCATTCTTGGCAACTGGGAAAGCCCTCATTGGTGTGCAAAAGGGTAAGTTGAGGTTGAGAGTTCAAGGGGAAAAAGTGGTCTTTAATGTATTCAAGGCTATGTCTTATCCAAGAGCAAGTGATAGTTGCTTTAATGTTGATGTGATTGATGAGGTGATTTTGAAAAAGAGGATTACTAATGATCCTCTTGAGTTGGCTTTGGCATTGGGTGATGATAATGAAGAGGAGGATTGGGAGACTCATGAGTATGTGAAATGGATCAAATCTTATGGTCCATATTACAagaagaaatttgaagaattgGGGCAAGGGCCTGAGCGCCCCATACCATCTATTGAGAAGCCTCCAGTCCTTGAGTTGAAGTCTTTACCGGAGCATCTTTGTTATGTGTACTTGGGGGAGAAAGAAACGCTGCCTGTTATTATATCTTCATTGCTGTCAAAAGGTGAAGTAGAaaaacttttgagggttttgagggcTCATAAACGTGCTATTGGGTAG